From Equus asinus isolate D_3611 breed Donkey chromosome 14, EquAss-T2T_v2, whole genome shotgun sequence, one genomic window encodes:
- the NDE1 gene encoding nuclear distribution protein nudE homolog 1 isoform X4 translates to MKAQHFSNSFSCLQVQRAPSESVCQWRGPSPASSWNLLLNEKFETQHSEGHRQISALEDDLAQTKAIKDQLQKYIRELEQANDDLERAKRATIMSLEDFEQRLNQAIERNAFLESELDEKENLLESVQRLKDEARDLRQELAVQQKQEKPRTPKPSSVEAERTDTAVQATGSVPSTPIAHRGPSSSFNTPGMFRRGLDDSTGGTPLTPAARISALNIVGDLLRKVGALESKLASCRNFVYEQSPNRTSGPAVGRGSKNRDGGDRRPSSGSVPLGDKGLGKRLEFGKPPSNISSPSLPPAQGVVKMLL, encoded by the exons ATGAAAGCGCAACATTTCAGCAACAGCTTTTCATGTCTGCAAGTTCAAAGGGCGCCATCTGAATCTGTATGCCAGTGGAGAGGGCCGAGTCCCGCGTCCTCGTGGAACCTGCTTTTGAAT GAGAAGTTTGAAACGCAGCATTCCGAAGGCCACCGGCAGATCTCAGCCTTGGAGGATGACCTTGCCCAGACAAAAGCAATTAAAGATCAACTGCAGAAATACATCCGAGAGCTGGAGCAAGCAAACGATGACTTGGAAAGAGCAAAACG gGCCACGATCATGTCTCTGGAAGACTTCGAGCAACGCTTGAATCAAGCCATTGAAAGAAACGCCTTCCTGGAGAGCGAACTCGATGAGAAGGAGAATCTCCTGGAATCTGTTCAGCGACTGAAGGACGAAGCCAGAG ATTTGCGGCAGGAATTGGCTGTGCAGCAAAAGCAGGAGAAACCCAGGACCCCCAAGCCCAGCTCGGTGGAAGCTGAAAGGACAGACACAGCGGTGCAGGCCACTGGCTCCGTGCCGTCAACTCCCATAGCTCATCGAGGACCCAGCTCTAGCTTCAACACACCTGGGATGTTCCGACGCG GTCTGGACGACTCCACCGGGGGGACCCCCCTCACGCCTGCAGCCCGGATATCGGCCCTCAACATCGTGGGAGACCTGCTGCGGAAAGTGGGG GCGCTGGAGTCCAAGCTTGCATCCTGCCGGAACTTCGTCTACGAGCAGTCCCCCAACCGGACAAGTGGCCCAGCCGTAGGGCGGGGGAGCAAGAACAGAGACGGCGGTGACAGACGGCCCAGCAGCGGCAGTGTGCCTCTGGGTGATAAAGG GTTGGGAAAACGCCTGGAATTTGGGAAGCCGCCTTCAAATATTTCCTCACCATCGCTGCCGCCAGCCCAGGGTGTAGTCAAGATGTTGCTTTAG
- the NDE1 gene encoding nuclear distribution protein nudE homolog 1 isoform X2 — MGNPAITLTPLLGSCIIFSRHLRRHATRTVISPHPVCTMEDLGKSFGSEEEEAIYWKDLAMTYKQRAENTQEELREFQEGSREYEAELETQLQQIETRNRDLLSENNRLRMELETIKEKFETQHSEGHRQISALEDDLAQTKAIKDQLQKYIRELEQANDDLERAKRATIMSLEDFEQRLNQAIERNAFLESELDEKENLLESVQRLKDEARDLRQELAVQQKQEKPRTPKPSSVEAERTDTAVQATGSVPSTPIAHRGPSSSFNTPGMFRRGLDDSTGGTPLTPAARISALNIVGDLLRKVGALESKLASCRNFVYEQSPNRTSGPAVGRGSKNRDGGDRRPSSGSVPLGDKGLGKRLEFGKPPSNISSPSLPPAQGVVKMLL, encoded by the exons ATGGGAAACCCCGCCATCACCTTGACACCTCTTTTGGGAAGCTGTATTATCTTCTCCCGTCATCTCAG ACGCCATGCCACGAGGACAGTGATCTCCCCCCACCCCGTTTGCACAATGGAGGACTTGGGGAAGTCCTTCGGCTCTGAGGAGGAAGAAGCTATCTATTGGAAAGATCTGGCCATGACCTACAAGCAGAG GGCGGAGAACACGCAGGAGGAGCTGCGAGAATTCCAGGAGGGAAGCCGCGAGTACGAAGCCGAATTGGAGACGCAGCTGCAACAGATTGAGACCAGGAACAGGGACCTCCTGTCGGAAAACAACCGCCTCCGCATGGAGCTGGAAACCATCAag GAGAAGTTTGAAACGCAGCATTCCGAAGGCCACCGGCAGATCTCAGCCTTGGAGGATGACCTTGCCCAGACAAAAGCAATTAAAGATCAACTGCAGAAATACATCCGAGAGCTGGAGCAAGCAAACGATGACTTGGAAAGAGCAAAACG gGCCACGATCATGTCTCTGGAAGACTTCGAGCAACGCTTGAATCAAGCCATTGAAAGAAACGCCTTCCTGGAGAGCGAACTCGATGAGAAGGAGAATCTCCTGGAATCTGTTCAGCGACTGAAGGACGAAGCCAGAG ATTTGCGGCAGGAATTGGCTGTGCAGCAAAAGCAGGAGAAACCCAGGACCCCCAAGCCCAGCTCGGTGGAAGCTGAAAGGACAGACACAGCGGTGCAGGCCACTGGCTCCGTGCCGTCAACTCCCATAGCTCATCGAGGACCCAGCTCTAGCTTCAACACACCTGGGATGTTCCGACGCG GTCTGGACGACTCCACCGGGGGGACCCCCCTCACGCCTGCAGCCCGGATATCGGCCCTCAACATCGTGGGAGACCTGCTGCGGAAAGTGGGG GCGCTGGAGTCCAAGCTTGCATCCTGCCGGAACTTCGTCTACGAGCAGTCCCCCAACCGGACAAGTGGCCCAGCCGTAGGGCGGGGGAGCAAGAACAGAGACGGCGGTGACAGACGGCCCAGCAGCGGCAGTGTGCCTCTGGGTGATAAAGG GTTGGGAAAACGCCTGGAATTTGGGAAGCCGCCTTCAAATATTTCCTCACCATCGCTGCCGCCAGCCCAGGGTGTAGTCAAGATGTTGCTTTAG
- the NDE1 gene encoding nuclear distribution protein nudE homolog 1 isoform X1: MEDLGKSFGSEEEEAIYWKDLAMTYKQRAENTQEELREFQEGSREYEAELETQLQQIETRNRDLLSENNRLRMELETIKEKFETQHSEGHRQISALEDDLAQTKAIKDQLQKYIRELEQANDDLERAKRATIMSLEDFEQRLNQAIERNAFLESELDEKENLLESVQRLKDEARDLRQELAVQQKQEKPRTPKPSSVEAERTDTAVQATGSVPSTPIAHRGPSSSFNTPGMFRRGLDDSTGGTPLTPAARISALNIVGDLLRKVGALESKLASCRNFVYEQSPNRTSGPAVGRGSKNRDGGDRRPSSGSVPLGDKGLGKRLEFGKPPSNISSPSLPPAQGVVKMLL, translated from the exons ATGGAGGACTTGGGGAAGTCCTTCGGCTCTGAGGAGGAAGAAGCTATCTATTGGAAAGATCTGGCCATGACCTACAAGCAGAG GGCGGAGAACACGCAGGAGGAGCTGCGAGAATTCCAGGAGGGAAGCCGCGAGTACGAAGCCGAATTGGAGACGCAGCTGCAACAGATTGAGACCAGGAACAGGGACCTCCTGTCGGAAAACAACCGCCTCCGCATGGAGCTGGAAACCATCAag GAGAAGTTTGAAACGCAGCATTCCGAAGGCCACCGGCAGATCTCAGCCTTGGAGGATGACCTTGCCCAGACAAAAGCAATTAAAGATCAACTGCAGAAATACATCCGAGAGCTGGAGCAAGCAAACGATGACTTGGAAAGAGCAAAACG gGCCACGATCATGTCTCTGGAAGACTTCGAGCAACGCTTGAATCAAGCCATTGAAAGAAACGCCTTCCTGGAGAGCGAACTCGATGAGAAGGAGAATCTCCTGGAATCTGTTCAGCGACTGAAGGACGAAGCCAGAG ATTTGCGGCAGGAATTGGCTGTGCAGCAAAAGCAGGAGAAACCCAGGACCCCCAAGCCCAGCTCGGTGGAAGCTGAAAGGACAGACACAGCGGTGCAGGCCACTGGCTCCGTGCCGTCAACTCCCATAGCTCATCGAGGACCCAGCTCTAGCTTCAACACACCTGGGATGTTCCGACGCG GTCTGGACGACTCCACCGGGGGGACCCCCCTCACGCCTGCAGCCCGGATATCGGCCCTCAACATCGTGGGAGACCTGCTGCGGAAAGTGGGG GCGCTGGAGTCCAAGCTTGCATCCTGCCGGAACTTCGTCTACGAGCAGTCCCCCAACCGGACAAGTGGCCCAGCCGTAGGGCGGGGGAGCAAGAACAGAGACGGCGGTGACAGACGGCCCAGCAGCGGCAGTGTGCCTCTGGGTGATAAAGG GTTGGGAAAACGCCTGGAATTTGGGAAGCCGCCTTCAAATATTTCCTCACCATCGCTGCCGCCAGCCCAGGGTGTAGTCAAGATGTTGCTTTAG
- the NDE1 gene encoding nuclear distribution protein nudE homolog 1 isoform X3 yields the protein MEDLGKSFGSEEEEAIYWKDLAMTYKQRAENTQEELREFQEGSREYEAELETQLQQIETRNRDLLSENNRLRMELETIKEKFETQHSEGHRQISALEDDLAQTKAIKDQLQKYIRELEQANDDLERAKRATIMSLEDFEQRLNQAIERNAFLESELDEKENLLESVQRLKDEARDLRQELAVQQKQEKPRTPKPSSVEAERTDTAVQATGSVPSTPIAHRGPSSSFNTPGMFRRGLDDSTGGTPLTPAARISALNIVGDLLRKVGALESKLASCRNFVYEQSPNRTSGPAVGRGSKNRDGGDRRPSSGSVPLGDKGREN from the exons ATGGAGGACTTGGGGAAGTCCTTCGGCTCTGAGGAGGAAGAAGCTATCTATTGGAAAGATCTGGCCATGACCTACAAGCAGAG GGCGGAGAACACGCAGGAGGAGCTGCGAGAATTCCAGGAGGGAAGCCGCGAGTACGAAGCCGAATTGGAGACGCAGCTGCAACAGATTGAGACCAGGAACAGGGACCTCCTGTCGGAAAACAACCGCCTCCGCATGGAGCTGGAAACCATCAag GAGAAGTTTGAAACGCAGCATTCCGAAGGCCACCGGCAGATCTCAGCCTTGGAGGATGACCTTGCCCAGACAAAAGCAATTAAAGATCAACTGCAGAAATACATCCGAGAGCTGGAGCAAGCAAACGATGACTTGGAAAGAGCAAAACG gGCCACGATCATGTCTCTGGAAGACTTCGAGCAACGCTTGAATCAAGCCATTGAAAGAAACGCCTTCCTGGAGAGCGAACTCGATGAGAAGGAGAATCTCCTGGAATCTGTTCAGCGACTGAAGGACGAAGCCAGAG ATTTGCGGCAGGAATTGGCTGTGCAGCAAAAGCAGGAGAAACCCAGGACCCCCAAGCCCAGCTCGGTGGAAGCTGAAAGGACAGACACAGCGGTGCAGGCCACTGGCTCCGTGCCGTCAACTCCCATAGCTCATCGAGGACCCAGCTCTAGCTTCAACACACCTGGGATGTTCCGACGCG GTCTGGACGACTCCACCGGGGGGACCCCCCTCACGCCTGCAGCCCGGATATCGGCCCTCAACATCGTGGGAGACCTGCTGCGGAAAGTGGGG GCGCTGGAGTCCAAGCTTGCATCCTGCCGGAACTTCGTCTACGAGCAGTCCCCCAACCGGACAAGTGGCCCAGCCGTAGGGCGGGGGAGCAAGAACAGAGACGGCGGTGACAGACGGCCCAGCAGCGGCAGTGTGCCTCTGGGTGATAAAGG GAGAGAAAATTGA
- the NDE1 gene encoding nuclear distribution protein nudE homolog 1 isoform X5, protein MKAQHFSNSFSCLQVQRAPSESVCQWRGPSPASSWNLLLNEKFETQHSEGHRQISALEDDLAQTKAIKDQLQKYIRELEQANDDLERAKRATIMSLEDFEQRLNQAIERNAFLESELDEKENLLESVQRLKDEARDLRQELAVQQKQEKPRTPKPSSVEAERTDTAVQATGSVPSTPIAHRGPSSSFNTPGMFRRGLDDSTGGTPLTPAARISALNIVGDLLRKVGALESKLASCRNFVYEQSPNRTSGPAVGRGSKNRDGGDRRPSSGSVPLGDKGREN, encoded by the exons ATGAAAGCGCAACATTTCAGCAACAGCTTTTCATGTCTGCAAGTTCAAAGGGCGCCATCTGAATCTGTATGCCAGTGGAGAGGGCCGAGTCCCGCGTCCTCGTGGAACCTGCTTTTGAAT GAGAAGTTTGAAACGCAGCATTCCGAAGGCCACCGGCAGATCTCAGCCTTGGAGGATGACCTTGCCCAGACAAAAGCAATTAAAGATCAACTGCAGAAATACATCCGAGAGCTGGAGCAAGCAAACGATGACTTGGAAAGAGCAAAACG gGCCACGATCATGTCTCTGGAAGACTTCGAGCAACGCTTGAATCAAGCCATTGAAAGAAACGCCTTCCTGGAGAGCGAACTCGATGAGAAGGAGAATCTCCTGGAATCTGTTCAGCGACTGAAGGACGAAGCCAGAG ATTTGCGGCAGGAATTGGCTGTGCAGCAAAAGCAGGAGAAACCCAGGACCCCCAAGCCCAGCTCGGTGGAAGCTGAAAGGACAGACACAGCGGTGCAGGCCACTGGCTCCGTGCCGTCAACTCCCATAGCTCATCGAGGACCCAGCTCTAGCTTCAACACACCTGGGATGTTCCGACGCG GTCTGGACGACTCCACCGGGGGGACCCCCCTCACGCCTGCAGCCCGGATATCGGCCCTCAACATCGTGGGAGACCTGCTGCGGAAAGTGGGG GCGCTGGAGTCCAAGCTTGCATCCTGCCGGAACTTCGTCTACGAGCAGTCCCCCAACCGGACAAGTGGCCCAGCCGTAGGGCGGGGGAGCAAGAACAGAGACGGCGGTGACAGACGGCCCAGCAGCGGCAGTGTGCCTCTGGGTGATAAAGG GAGAGAAAATTGA